A window of Oncorhynchus keta strain PuntledgeMale-10-30-2019 chromosome 27, Oket_V2, whole genome shotgun sequence contains these coding sequences:
- the LOC127912344 gene encoding uncharacterized protein LOC127912344 has translation MTDHHLKLNLSKTELLFLPGKDCPFHDLAITVDNSIVSSSQSAKNLGVILDNTLTFSTNIKAVSRSCRFMLYNIRRVRPCLTQEAAQVLIQALVISRLDYCNSLLAGLPACAIKPLQLIQNAAARLVFNLPKFSHVTPLLRSLHWLPVEARIRYKTMVLAYGAVRGTAPQYLQALIRPYTQTRALRSSTSGLLASLPLRKYSSRSAQSKLFAALAPNGGTNSLTTPGQRSQSPPSGDT, from the exons atgacggatcaccacctcaagctgaacctcagcaagacggagctcctcttcctcccggggaaggactgcccgttccatgatctcgccatcacggttgacaactccattgtgtcctcctcccagagcgctaagaaccttggcgtgatcctggacaacaccctgacgttctcaactaacatcaaggcggtgtcccgttcctgtag gttcatgctctacaacatccgcagagtacgaccctgcctcacacaggaagcagcgcaggtcctaatccaggcacttgtcatctcccgtcttgattactgcaactcgctgttggctgggctccctgcctgtgccattaaacccctacaactcatccagaacgccgcagcccgtctggtgttcaaccttcccaagttctctcacgtcaccccgctcctccgctctctccactggcttccagttgaagctcgcatccgctacaagaccatggtgctcgcctacggagctgtgaggggaacggcacctcagtacctccaggctctgatcaggccctacacccaaacaagggcactgcgttcatccacctctggcctgctcgcctccctaccactgaggaagtacagttcccgctcagcccagtcaaaactgttcgctgctctggcccccaatggtggaacaaactccctcacgacgccaggacagcggagtcaatcaccaccttccggagacacctga